The following coding sequences lie in one SAR324 cluster bacterium genomic window:
- a CDS encoding response regulator encodes MIAERIRTITVAITIAAGIGLLVFSAFSLKTALENRVRLESLTTRHFPVLEKLDASLNGFNRIRELFIQASSSAEKELLSEAGKYYEDALLHLEKLKIIDPDKTEDLRQIQAGLESYFQNGLKIATMIINGQTGEHETLQLIESLSQDLKPLQAMMDQLHERSYQRYSETIQEARRSSERIVYMGILMGSVNLGFILILVLGIRGIQRMGRQIREQNLELQRMGKMKEDFLAKTSHELRTPLHGMIGLAEAILADFPAEIPGKNRKHLEMIILSGRKMSRWIHEILDFSKLGHHGAQLNIHPVSPLKISGLSIEICSPLAAKKSLTVINRIPENCPLVDADEDRLFQIFCNLLGNAIKYTHKGTITLTAENHGDFLEVCVQDTGPGIPENQIPLIFEEFAQGSSNMEGSGLGLSITRKLVEMHKGRMRVESQLGHGSRFFFTLPVSSETSPRSAVIDSSLMLMEDRPIEMDIHDFWEAGSPHLLVVDDDPVNLEVLVSFLANQSFSVTTAMHGHEVLDLLEKEPLPDMILLDVMMPEMNGFELCLKIREHWTAFELPILLLTAKSQPEDILRGFRNGANDYLSKPVYKDELLARIASQLNIRQSLLRKEENLKLQQEIRKRQMAEEYLSTSQRRMMRILDATESAILAFNPNARILFANQQAERLFGYLQEKLLDRSIFVLFPELPTDSLEQWNTASVSFSQGSLVLHKQLELQGLHKTGIAISLNGTLLKLKGSADFMYVLSVSVFPERDHAVTDPLGFTHRYFSEESSAISPAMQSLMEGVLTHHPESLQRETRLVPASMDSVPTQDEDSENKLKRGLTVQIMNLSLKLWEECTGKTKIELAEQSGIWRVYLEKQGTFRVRTFDKYLSPQTLPQNPRWRDVMQTAYFVMENCSSKNGNMADLDKILKQFNDQFLKA; translated from the coding sequence TTGATAGCAGAACGTATCCGAACCATCACCGTAGCCATCACTATTGCCGCGGGAATCGGTTTGCTGGTGTTTTCCGCGTTCAGTCTGAAAACCGCCCTTGAAAACAGGGTTCGTCTGGAAAGTCTGACCACTCGACATTTTCCTGTGCTGGAAAAACTTGATGCCAGTCTGAATGGATTTAACCGGATTCGTGAACTGTTTATTCAGGCCTCGTCTTCCGCGGAAAAAGAGCTGCTGAGTGAGGCCGGAAAGTATTATGAAGACGCACTGCTACATCTGGAAAAACTCAAAATCATCGACCCGGACAAAACAGAGGATCTGCGACAGATTCAAGCCGGACTGGAGAGCTATTTCCAAAATGGATTGAAAATTGCCACAATGATTATCAACGGACAGACAGGAGAGCATGAAACACTGCAATTGATTGAAAGCTTATCCCAGGATCTCAAACCGTTGCAGGCCATGATGGATCAATTGCACGAAAGGAGTTATCAACGCTATTCAGAAACCATTCAGGAAGCGAGACGCAGCTCGGAAAGAATCGTGTATATGGGGATTCTCATGGGAAGTGTGAATCTGGGGTTTATCCTGATCCTGGTATTGGGCATCAGGGGTATTCAACGGATGGGCCGACAGATCCGTGAACAGAATCTCGAACTTCAGCGCATGGGAAAAATGAAAGAAGACTTTCTTGCGAAAACCTCCCATGAACTTCGCACGCCCCTCCATGGAATGATCGGTCTGGCCGAAGCCATCCTTGCGGACTTCCCCGCGGAAATTCCGGGAAAAAATCGGAAGCATCTCGAAATGATCATACTGAGTGGTCGAAAAATGTCTCGCTGGATCCATGAAATCCTTGATTTTTCCAAACTCGGACATCACGGCGCCCAACTGAACATCCATCCCGTTTCTCCTCTAAAGATCAGTGGTCTGTCCATAGAAATATGTTCACCGTTGGCAGCAAAAAAATCATTGACCGTGATTAATCGGATTCCTGAAAATTGTCCGCTGGTTGATGCGGATGAAGATCGGTTATTCCAGATTTTTTGTAATTTGCTGGGCAATGCGATTAAATATACGCACAAGGGCACAATCACGCTGACCGCGGAAAACCATGGCGATTTTCTGGAAGTATGTGTTCAGGATACCGGACCGGGGATTCCGGAAAACCAGATTCCCCTGATCTTTGAGGAATTTGCCCAGGGTTCCAGTAATATGGAAGGATCAGGCTTAGGTTTGTCCATTACCAGAAAACTGGTGGAAATGCACAAAGGCCGCATGAGAGTTGAATCTCAATTGGGACATGGCAGTCGTTTTTTCTTCACATTGCCTGTTTCGTCAGAAACCTCCCCGCGGTCCGCAGTGATCGATTCCAGTTTGATGTTGATGGAAGATAGACCCATCGAGATGGATATTCATGATTTTTGGGAAGCTGGTTCTCCGCATCTTCTGGTCGTTGATGATGATCCGGTGAATCTTGAAGTGCTGGTCAGTTTTCTGGCGAATCAATCTTTCTCGGTCACCACAGCCATGCATGGCCATGAAGTTCTGGATCTGCTGGAAAAAGAGCCACTGCCTGACATGATCCTGCTGGATGTGATGATGCCTGAAATGAACGGCTTTGAACTATGCCTGAAAATCAGGGAACACTGGACTGCGTTTGAATTGCCGATTCTTTTGCTGACTGCCAAAAGTCAGCCGGAGGATATTCTGCGGGGATTCAGAAATGGTGCCAATGACTACCTGAGCAAACCTGTGTATAAAGATGAACTGCTGGCAAGAATCGCTTCACAATTGAATATCCGACAGTCGTTATTGCGAAAAGAAGAAAACCTGAAACTTCAGCAGGAGATTCGCAAAAGACAAATGGCGGAAGAATATTTATCAACCTCCCAACGTAGAATGATGCGTATCCTTGATGCCACTGAATCAGCGATTCTGGCCTTCAATCCCAACGCCCGGATTCTTTTTGCCAACCAACAGGCGGAACGGTTATTCGGATACTTACAGGAAAAATTACTCGATCGATCCATCTTTGTTCTGTTTCCGGAATTGCCTACGGATTCCCTGGAACAGTGGAACACCGCATCGGTGTCCTTTTCACAGGGGAGTCTGGTGCTGCACAAACAGTTGGAACTCCAGGGACTTCACAAAACCGGAATCGCCATTTCTCTGAATGGAACTCTGCTGAAACTGAAAGGATCAGCGGATTTTATGTATGTCTTGAGCGTGAGTGTTTTTCCAGAGCGAGATCATGCGGTGACAGATCCTCTGGGATTCACACACCGGTATTTTTCTGAAGAATCTTCAGCAATATCTCCTGCAATGCAAAGTTTGATGGAAGGTGTATTAACGCATCATCCTGAATCCCTTCAGAGAGAAACCCGCCTGGTTCCCGCCAGCATGGATAGTGTTCCCACTCAGGATGAGGATTCAGAAAACAAACTGAAACGGGGACTGACAGTTCAGATCATGAATTTATCACTGAAACTCTGGGAAGAATGTACGGGGAAAACTAAAATCGAATTGGCAGAACAATCGGGAATATGGCGAGTTTACCTTGAAAAACAGGGGACCTTCCGGGTGAGAACCTTTGATAAATACCTGAGTCCGCAAACCCTGCCCCAAAATCCACGCTGGCGTGATGTCATGCAGACCGCCTATTTTGTGATGGAAAACTGTTCCTCAAAAAACGGGAACATGGCCGATCTTGACAAAATCCTCAAACAATTCAATGACCAGTTTTTAAAGGCGTGA
- a CDS encoding response regulator: MKLSVADTGRGIHQEHLSHIFDPFFSTKGDVGGGLGLTTVYSQVEEHHGRMRVQSEVGKGTTFELFFPGAEAITENIDSSRNQVMSAIELSVPSTPVLQPTAEILPCEKPSAPEDAKHILVVEDEPMLRNLYQTILEKQGISSDLAEDGEQALLMWKTNPAKYAVVVTDYSMPNMNGRHLVKKLRETAPELPVIMTTGHGDVFTPQDLENWGIHHCLDKPVNFRELVAIIKQFLI; encoded by the coding sequence CGTTCTTCAGCACCAAAGGCGATGTCGGCGGCGGATTAGGCCTGACTACGGTTTACAGCCAGGTAGAGGAGCATCACGGCCGGATGCGAGTTCAGAGCGAAGTTGGAAAAGGAACAACCTTTGAACTGTTTTTTCCCGGAGCGGAAGCAATCACTGAAAACATTGACTCTTCCCGGAATCAGGTGATGTCCGCGATTGAGCTTTCCGTCCCATCGACCCCGGTGCTTCAGCCAACCGCTGAAATCCTGCCATGCGAAAAACCTTCCGCACCTGAAGACGCAAAACATATTCTTGTTGTTGAGGATGAACCCATGCTCAGGAATCTGTATCAGACCATCCTTGAAAAACAGGGCATTTCTTCAGATTTGGCGGAAGACGGTGAACAGGCATTGCTGATGTGGAAAACAAATCCCGCGAAATACGCGGTTGTTGTAACTGATTATTCCATGCCGAACATGAATGGCAGACATCTGGTTAAAAAACTGAGAGAAACCGCGCCGGAACTGCCTGTAATTATGACAACAGGCCATGGAGACGTGTTTACTCCGCAAGATCTTGAAAATTGGGGAATTCATCATTGCCTGGACAAACCTGTCAATTTCAGGGAATTGGTCGCTATCATCAAACAATTCCTGATCTGA